The uncultured Cohaesibacter sp. genome window below encodes:
- a CDS encoding ABC transporter substrate-binding protein — MRLFTKFAVAATALMMVAGGAQAADKIRIGTEGAYPPFNELTADGKLIGFDIDMANALCEEMKAECEFVVQDWDGMIPALMAGKFDAVIASMSITPDRLKKVDFSKKYYNTPGALAVPKDSKLAAIDPKDLPAAVAELKGLTIGAQSSTTHSNFAEQKLPDTELKLYPTSDEYKLDLEAGRLDGVTDDVVVLDEWVKSESGACCKILGTFPAIEEIYGQGAGIAVRKGETELADRFSAAIKAIRANGKYKEINDKYFDFDVYGGDE, encoded by the coding sequence ATGCGTCTTTTCACGAAATTTGCAGTCGCTGCAACCGCTTTGATGATGGTTGCCGGTGGCGCACAGGCTGCTGATAAAATCCGTATCGGTACCGAAGGTGCCTATCCTCCGTTCAACGAACTGACCGCTGACGGCAAACTGATCGGCTTCGACATCGACATGGCAAATGCGCTGTGCGAAGAAATGAAGGCCGAATGCGAATTCGTCGTCCAGGATTGGGACGGCATGATCCCTGCCCTGATGGCTGGCAAGTTCGATGCGGTCATCGCATCCATGTCCATCACTCCGGATCGTCTGAAGAAGGTCGACTTCTCCAAGAAATATTACAACACGCCGGGTGCTCTGGCTGTTCCCAAGGACTCCAAGCTCGCCGCAATCGATCCGAAGGATCTGCCCGCTGCCGTTGCTGAGCTCAAGGGCCTGACCATCGGTGCACAGTCTTCTACCACCCACTCCAACTTTGCCGAACAGAAGCTGCCGGACACCGAGCTGAAGCTCTATCCGACCTCTGATGAATACAAGCTCGACCTCGAAGCAGGCCGTCTTGACGGCGTTACCGACGACGTTGTCGTGCTCGACGAGTGGGTAAAATCCGAATCTGGCGCCTGCTGCAAGATCCTGGGCACCTTCCCTGCCATTGAAGAAATCTACGGTCAGGGCGCAGGTATCGCTGTCCGCAAGGGTGAAACCGAGCTTGCCGATCGCTTCTCCGCTGCCATCAAGGCAATCCGTGCCAATGGCAAATACAAGGAAATCAACGACAAGTATTTCGACTTCGACGTATATGGTGGCGACGAATAA
- a CDS encoding ABC transporter permease subunit (The N-terminal region of this protein, as described by TIGR01726, is a three transmembrane segment that identifies a subfamily of ABC transporter permease subunits, which specificities that include histidine, arginine, glutamine, glutamate, L-cystine (sic), the opines (in Agrobacterium) octopine and nopaline, etc.): MDYYLTLLSFGATGWGDEIAHGVLFTVSLAICTLPVGLFMGFFLALGINSKEPSIQRAAKLFTIIFRGLPELLTLFIVYYGGQILLNLLFQHVLGMEIEVNSFLAGMIALAFVFSSYASEVFLSAFKGIPQGQYEGAFALGLPWFKTMRLVIVPQLIKLALPGLSNLWLILLKDTSLVSIIGLTDTMFATGLAARNTKEAFFFFALACVVYLALTFVSSMALEAIEKRARRGEVR; encoded by the coding sequence ATGGATTATTATCTGACCCTTCTCTCCTTCGGAGCCACAGGCTGGGGCGACGAGATCGCCCATGGTGTGCTCTTTACGGTCTCGCTGGCCATATGCACCCTGCCGGTTGGCTTGTTCATGGGCTTTTTCCTGGCCCTTGGCATCAACTCCAAAGAACCGAGCATTCAGAGAGCAGCAAAGCTGTTCACCATCATCTTTCGCGGATTGCCCGAACTCCTGACCCTGTTCATCGTCTATTACGGTGGCCAGATCCTGCTCAACCTGCTGTTTCAGCATGTGCTGGGCATGGAAATCGAGGTCAACTCATTCCTCGCCGGGATGATTGCCCTTGCCTTCGTATTTTCTTCCTATGCCAGCGAAGTGTTTCTGTCTGCCTTCAAGGGCATTCCGCAGGGACAATATGAGGGCGCCTTTGCGCTGGGCCTGCCATGGTTCAAGACCATGCGTCTGGTCATCGTGCCGCAATTGATCAAGCTCGCCCTGCCCGGTCTTTCCAACCTGTGGCTCATTCTGCTCAAGGACACGTCTCTGGTCTCCATCATCGGACTGACCGACACAATGTTCGCAACCGGCCTTGCTGCCCGCAACACCAAGGAAGCCTTCTTCTTCTTTGCGCTGGCTTGCGTGGTCTATCTCGCGCTGACCTTCGTCTCCTCCATGGCGCTGGAAGCCATCGAAAAGCGCGCGCGCCGCGGGGAGGTTCGCTGA